A genome region from Dolichospermum compactum NIES-806 includes the following:
- a CDS encoding M20 family metallopeptidase, translating to MLNRIKDLTTNISSRLVEIRRHIHAHPELSGEEYQTAAFVAGVLSANGLHVEEGIGKTGVIGELQGTQSSDTILAIRTDMDALPIQERTSLEYASRIEGVMHACGHDIHTTVGLGTAMVLSQIAPELGGKVRFLFQPAEEIAQGANWMVKDGVMNNVAAILGLHVFPSIPAGSVGIRYGALTAAADNLEIIIIGESGHGARPHEAIDAIWIAAQVITSLQQAISRTQNPLRPVVLSIGQINGGRAPNVIADKVQLLGTVRSLHPETRDKLPQWIENIVANVCNSYNAKYQVNYHRGVPSVQNDNALTQLLQSSAEEAWTNNCVQILPEPSLGAEDFSVYLEHAPGSMFRLGVGYEERIINHPLHHPQFEVDESAIITGVVTLAYAAYKYWLNSGL from the coding sequence ATGCTAAACCGAATCAAAGATTTAACAACAAACATATCATCCCGCTTAGTTGAAATCCGTCGCCATATTCACGCACATCCAGAACTTAGTGGCGAAGAATATCAAACTGCTGCCTTTGTTGCAGGTGTGTTATCTGCTAATGGCTTGCACGTAGAAGAAGGTATAGGTAAAACAGGTGTCATTGGTGAATTACAAGGAACTCAATCTAGTGATACAATCTTGGCAATTCGCACTGACATGGACGCTTTACCCATTCAAGAACGCACAAGTTTAGAATATGCTTCTCGGATTGAAGGAGTCATGCACGCTTGTGGACATGATATTCATACTACAGTAGGTTTGGGGACAGCGATGGTACTTTCCCAAATTGCCCCAGAATTGGGTGGAAAGGTGCGGTTTTTATTTCAACCCGCTGAGGAAATTGCCCAGGGTGCAAATTGGATGGTAAAAGATGGAGTAATGAATAATGTCGCAGCTATTTTAGGGTTGCACGTTTTTCCTTCGATTCCTGCGGGTTCAGTTGGTATTCGCTACGGTGCGTTAACAGCCGCAGCAGATAATTTAGAAATTATTATTATTGGTGAGTCTGGACATGGTGCGCGTCCCCATGAAGCCATAGATGCAATCTGGATTGCAGCACAAGTGATTACATCATTGCAACAAGCCATTAGCCGTACTCAAAATCCTTTGCGTCCTGTAGTGTTGAGTATTGGACAAATTAATGGGGGAAGAGCGCCAAATGTAATTGCTGATAAAGTACAATTATTGGGAACAGTGCGATCGCTTCACCCAGAAACCCGCGACAAACTACCACAGTGGATTGAAAATATAGTTGCTAATGTTTGTAATTCTTACAATGCAAAATATCAAGTTAACTATCATCGAGGTGTACCCAGTGTCCAAAATGATAATGCCCTAACACAATTATTACAATCATCAGCGGAAGAAGCTTGGACTAATAATTGTGTACAAATTTTACCAGAACCATCTTTAGGTGCAGAAGATTTTTCTGTTTATTTAGAACACGCCCCTGGTTCAATGTTTCGTTTAGGTGTAGGCTATGAAGAGAGAATAATTAATCATCCCTTGCATCATCCCCAATTTGAAGTTGATGAATCTGCTATTATTACTGGAGTAGTCACATTAGCCTATGCAGCTTATAAATATTGGCTAAATTCAGGACTATAA
- the ccsB gene encoding c-type cytochrome biogenesis protein CcsB, with protein sequence MNLVVLQNWLDNASFAVLFCTMLVYWVGAAFPSLSVTAALGTAGMASANLCMATLLGARWIEAGYFPLSNLYESLFFLTWGITAVHLIAENSSRSRLVGVVTAPVAMGITAFATLTLPSNMQVSEPLVPALKSNWLMMHVSVMMLSYSALMVGALLAIAFLIVTRGQNIQLQGSSVGNGGYRSNGYKLLKAGELVTSTPGVETNGFSRVESNNNGNGTAVLDLVTTTPIQTAEILSPQRLNLAETLDNISYRIIGLGFPLLTIGIIAGGVWANEAWGSYWSWDPKETWALITWLVFAAYLHSRITRGWQGRKPAILAAAGFVVVWICYLGVNLLGKGLHSYGWFL encoded by the coding sequence ATGAATCTGGTTGTACTCCAGAACTGGCTGGATAATGCCTCTTTTGCTGTCTTATTCTGTACGATGTTGGTTTATTGGGTGGGAGCGGCTTTTCCGAGTTTGTCGGTGACAGCGGCTTTGGGAACAGCCGGCATGGCGAGCGCTAATTTGTGTATGGCGACTCTATTAGGAGCAAGATGGATCGAAGCGGGTTATTTCCCCCTGAGTAATCTCTACGAATCTTTATTTTTCTTGACTTGGGGAATTACTGCTGTCCATTTAATTGCCGAAAATAGCAGTCGTAGCCGTTTGGTGGGAGTTGTAACTGCACCTGTAGCGATGGGAATTACAGCTTTTGCTACGTTGACCTTACCATCCAATATGCAGGTATCAGAGCCTTTAGTCCCGGCCTTAAAGTCAAATTGGTTAATGATGCACGTCAGTGTGATGATGTTGAGTTATTCAGCTTTGATGGTGGGTGCATTGTTAGCGATCGCTTTTTTAATTGTGACTCGCGGGCAAAATATCCAATTACAAGGTAGTTCCGTTGGTAATGGCGGTTATCGGAGTAATGGTTATAAATTACTTAAAGCTGGTGAGTTAGTTACATCCACACCTGGTGTGGAAACTAATGGCTTTTCTCGCGTTGAAAGCAATAACAATGGAAATGGGACTGCGGTTTTAGATTTAGTCACAACTACCCCCATTCAAACTGCTGAAATCCTCTCACCTCAACGTCTTAATCTAGCTGAAACCCTGGATAATATCAGTTATCGCATCATTGGGTTAGGATTTCCTCTCCTGACAATTGGGATTATTGCCGGTGGGGTTTGGGCTAATGAAGCCTGGGGTTCTTATTGGAGTTGGGACCCCAAGGAAACTTGGGCGTTAATTACTTGGTTAGTTTTCGCAGCTTACCTACATTCTAGAATAACTCGCGGTTGGCAAGGTCGAAAACCGGCAATTTTAGCCGCTGCTGGGTTTGTTGTAGTTTGGATTTGTTACCTGGGAGTGAATCTTCTGGGTAAGGGTTTACATTCTTACGGTTGGTTTTTGTAA
- a CDS encoding TolB family protein produces the protein MNYKLSVILVLCSTLLTGCFGYPRLLSYPFDSGGRSLNSFSSELNPQISGRYIVFTSDRRGSQDIYMFDTVTRNLVDLPGLNSFDTIASHPAASDNGKFIVFAASRQGRTQIVFYDRDVRQSRNLAGDIQGEVRNPTISADGSRIAFEYSNNGQWDILVYDRFGRKLNIPQDPS, from the coding sequence ATGAATTATAAATTATCAGTAATTTTAGTTTTATGTTCAACTCTGTTAACTGGGTGTTTTGGCTACCCGCGCTTACTCAGTTACCCATTTGATTCCGGGGGAAGGAGTTTAAATAGTTTCTCGTCAGAATTAAATCCGCAAATTTCTGGGAGATATATTGTATTTACGAGCGATCGCCGAGGCAGTCAAGATATATATATGTTTGATACAGTGACTCGTAATTTGGTAGACTTACCTGGTTTAAATTCCTTTGATACAATTGCTTCCCATCCTGCGGCTTCTGACAATGGTAAATTTATTGTCTTTGCTGCTAGTCGTCAAGGACGAACACAAATTGTTTTTTATGATCGAGATGTCCGTCAATCACGAAATTTAGCAGGTGATATCCAAGGAGAAGTCCGCAATCCCACAATTAGTGCTGATGGTAGTAGAATCGCCTTTGAGTACAGTAATAATGGACAATGGGATATTTTAGTGTATGACCGATTTGGGCGAAAATTAAATATTCCCCAAGATCCCAGTTAA
- a CDS encoding succinate dehydrogenase/fumarate reductase iron-sulfur subunit produces the protein MEVIFKITRQEENSHPVFKSYVLEVEPGNTILDCLNQIKWEQDGTLAFRKNCRNTICGSCAVRINGRSALACKENVGSELARLEKISSSANQPQTTPEITVAPLGNMPVIKDLVVDMNSFWHNLEKVAPYVSTASRQVPEREFLQTPQERSLLDQTGNCIMCGACYSECNAVEVNPDFVGPHALAKAYRMVADSRDNNTEQRLETYSTGTQGVWGCTRCLYCDAVCPMEVAPLEQITKIKQEILERKQADDSRAIRHRQVLVDLVKQGGWIDERQFGVQVVGNYFRDLQGLLSLAPLGLRMLVRGKFPLSFEPSAGTQEVRSLIESVQNSD, from the coding sequence ATGGAAGTTATTTTTAAGATTACTCGACAAGAAGAAAATTCTCACCCTGTTTTCAAGTCTTATGTTTTGGAGGTAGAACCAGGTAATACTATCCTGGATTGTCTCAATCAGATTAAGTGGGAACAAGATGGAACTTTAGCATTTCGCAAAAATTGCCGCAATACAATTTGTGGTAGTTGTGCTGTGCGGATTAATGGGCGTTCTGCTTTGGCTTGTAAGGAAAATGTGGGGAGTGAACTGGCTAGACTGGAGAAAATATCATCATCTGCAAATCAGCCTCAAACTACTCCAGAAATTACAGTTGCACCTTTAGGGAATATGCCTGTAATTAAAGATTTGGTTGTAGATATGAATAGTTTTTGGCATAATTTGGAGAAAGTTGCCCCTTATGTGAGTACAGCAAGTAGACAAGTTCCTGAAAGGGAGTTCTTGCAAACGCCACAAGAGCGATCGCTTCTTGATCAAACGGGCAATTGTATTATGTGTGGAGCTTGTTATTCTGAATGTAATGCTGTGGAGGTCAATCCTGATTTTGTTGGTCCCCATGCTTTGGCTAAAGCCTATCGCATGGTGGCAGATTCCCGCGATAATAATACAGAACAAAGATTAGAAACCTATAGCACGGGAACTCAAGGGGTTTGGGGTTGTACTCGTTGTCTTTATTGTGATGCGGTTTGTCCGATGGAAGTTGCCCCATTAGAACAAATTACGAAAATTAAACAGGAAATTCTGGAGCGTAAACAAGCTGATGACAGTCGGGCAATTCGTCACCGTCAGGTTTTGGTGGATTTAGTTAAACAAGGTGGTTGGATTGATGAACGCCAATTTGGGGTTCAAGTGGTTGGTAATTATTTCCGCGATTTGCAAGGTTTACTCAGTCTTGCACCTTTGGGGTTAAGAATGCTAGTTAGGGGTAAATTTCCTCTTTCTTTTGAACCGTCCGCAGGAACTCAGGAAGTGCGATCGCTCATCGAATCTGTACAAAATAGTGATTAG
- a CDS encoding AbrB family transcriptional regulator: protein MTETATAPLTGKTLLAKVKELSTLPRRERAKQCGYYTVTKNSQVRVNLTDFYDALLSARGIPLSPEAPKDGRGREPTYRVSVHQNGQIVIGATYTKAMNLKPGDEFEIRLGYKHIHLIQLGESDKQLIQSDDADESDAEE from the coding sequence ATGACTGAAACTGCAACTGCCCCATTAACTGGAAAAACTTTGCTGGCGAAAGTTAAAGAACTTTCTACTTTGCCACGTCGGGAAAGAGCAAAGCAATGTGGTTATTACACCGTTACTAAAAATAGCCAAGTTCGGGTTAATTTAACAGACTTTTATGATGCTTTATTGTCAGCTAGAGGTATTCCCCTCAGCCCAGAAGCACCAAAAGATGGACGTGGACGCGAACCGACATACCGGGTCAGTGTTCATCAAAATGGTCAAATTGTGATTGGTGCAACCTACACCAAAGCGATGAACCTAAAGCCCGGTGACGAATTTGAAATTAGACTCGGTTACAAACATATTCACTTGATTCAGCTTGGTGAAAGTGATAAACAATTAATCCAGTCTGATGATGCTGATGAATCAGACGCAGAAGAATAA
- a CDS encoding CPBP family intramembrane glutamic endopeptidase — protein sequence MFFMSIPLLFLQSSVPTLLEFLKDTPVFLVVAFFIVWIGCWLPLVAILAITLNWQIHKSLQPEQKIPLLVSLYLLVPLILWGFQGLKLGSFPDYGLVGKVSIFGSLLLGFSLGIFSLAIVFFGQICAGWCYLEKSQIKLIPSNLLTISLVALFVGGIEELVFRGFLFTQLQQNYAIWLAAIISSLVFAVLHLVWEQKETLPQLPGLWLMGMVLVLARLADGNSLGIAWGLHAGWVWAIATIDTAGLITYTDQVPTWVTGINKKPLAGLTGIICVLATGGVLLWIS from the coding sequence ATGTTTTTTATGTCTATTCCACTGTTATTTTTACAGTCATCAGTCCCTACTCTGCTGGAGTTTCTCAAAGATACGCCAGTATTTTTGGTTGTGGCTTTTTTTATTGTTTGGATAGGTTGCTGGTTGCCATTAGTAGCAATTTTAGCCATTACCTTGAATTGGCAAATACACAAATCTTTACAACCAGAGCAAAAAATTCCTTTATTAGTATCTCTCTATTTATTAGTGCCGCTAATTCTCTGGGGATTTCAAGGGTTGAAATTGGGTTCTTTCCCTGATTATGGATTAGTGGGGAAAGTTTCTATTTTTGGTTCTTTATTACTGGGTTTTAGCTTGGGTATTTTTAGTCTAGCTATAGTATTTTTTGGGCAAATTTGTGCCGGTTGGTGCTATTTAGAAAAATCTCAGATCAAGTTAATCCCATCTAATTTATTGACAATTTCCCTAGTGGCTTTGTTTGTGGGGGGAATAGAAGAACTTGTATTTCGGGGCTTTTTATTCACTCAGTTACAACAAAATTATGCAATTTGGTTAGCTGCAATTATTTCTAGCTTGGTTTTTGCTGTCTTACATTTGGTATGGGAACAAAAAGAAACTCTTCCTCAACTGCCTGGATTATGGCTAATGGGTATGGTCTTAGTATTAGCCAGATTAGCTGATGGTAATAGTTTAGGGATTGCTTGGGGACTTCATGCTGGTTGGGTATGGGCGATCGCTACTATAGATACAGCAGGATTAATTACCTACACAGATCAAGTTCCTACATGGGTGACAGGTATCAATAAAAAACCCCTCGCGGGGTTAACAGGAATTATCTGTGTTTTGGCGACGGGAGGTGTGCTTTTATGGATCTCGTAA
- the hslO gene encoding Hsp33 family molecular chaperone HslO, with protein MADQLIRATAADGGIKAVGVITTRLTEEARQRHKLSYVATAALGRTMAAGLLMAASMKRSGSRVNVRVKGDGPLGGVLADAGLDGTVRGYVGNPSVELPPNHKGKLDVGAAVGTGFLYVVRDLGHGYPYSSTVELVSGEIGDDVAHYLASSEQTPSALVLGVFVGEQGVTAAGGILIQVLPKAARDEELVATLESRIGALSGFTPLLQAGKTLTEIFNDLLGDMGLNIFPESQMLRFHCGCSFDRVLGALKILGEAELQDMIVKDDGAEATCDFCGNIYQASSDDLTQLIGDIQRESLISD; from the coding sequence ATGGCAGATCAATTAATTCGTGCGACTGCGGCGGATGGTGGGATTAAAGCTGTGGGTGTGATTACCACTCGGTTAACAGAAGAAGCTCGACAACGCCATAAACTATCTTATGTGGCAACAGCAGCATTGGGAAGAACTATGGCTGCTGGTTTGTTGATGGCTGCCAGTATGAAACGGTCAGGTTCTAGGGTGAATGTTCGAGTTAAGGGCGATGGTCCTTTAGGTGGTGTATTGGCAGATGCAGGATTAGATGGTACAGTTAGGGGTTATGTCGGTAATCCGTCTGTGGAGTTGCCACCTAATCATAAGGGTAAACTAGATGTTGGTGCGGCAGTAGGTACAGGCTTTCTATATGTAGTCCGCGATCTCGGTCATGGTTATCCTTACTCTAGTACAGTAGAACTGGTTTCGGGGGAAATAGGTGATGATGTTGCTCACTACTTGGCAAGTTCCGAACAAACTCCTTCGGCTTTAGTTTTGGGTGTATTTGTGGGAGAACAGGGCGTAACGGCAGCGGGAGGAATATTGATCCAGGTGTTACCCAAAGCTGCTAGGGATGAGGAGCTAGTGGCTACATTAGAATCGCGGATTGGGGCTTTATCTGGGTTTACTCCATTACTGCAAGCAGGTAAAACACTGACAGAAATTTTTAACGATTTGTTAGGAGATATGGGATTGAACATATTTCCTGAAAGTCAGATGTTACGCTTTCATTGTGGCTGCTCTTTTGACCGGGTGCTAGGGGCACTGAAAATATTGGGAGAAGCAGAACTACAAGACATGATTGTGAAAGATGATGGTGCAGAAGCTACTTGTGACTTTTGCGGTAATATCTATCAAGCAAGTAGTGATGATTTAACTCAGTTAATTGGAGATATACAAAGAGAATCTTTAATTTCTGATTAA
- a CDS encoding chromosome segregation ATPase yields the protein MTERDIPDNWSSDQAGEPIGVQPNYIQNNQTADTAAIGSHSQSMKQRKKQDGDGLAINDNSEPTFNLNVLIEKMPRWTKNWVVWAAVLTLIPGSMGFLALSMLFKLPTAPNCPQIFWPLASASVRLHCAQLAASKQTINDLLQAITLVKQLPDNHPLRGEINRLLEEWSQDVLRLADESFQAGNLEEAIATARKIPTDVKVSELVEEQIQKWQTIWSKAEGIYQEAEKELRQRHWQSAFMLTARLLRVNNKYWASTKYDQLNNIIVTAREDGDKLYKAENLANNRNLDSLLKAIKLAETIKPDSYLYQKAQELISGFARKMLKLAQARMKERNADQALEIARQIPSIPELQAEVDDFMVLGEAQRSAFIGTTAGLETAISQAQQIDASRDIYNEAQQLIARWQLEIQDVSRLEKARNLASQGTVNDLTAAISEVQLIPGNNPRATEARQEIGRWRGQVESIEDRPYLDRAEQIAINEDVISLQTAIAELNQIRSGRALYPEARKKIRLWTGKIERIQDQPYLDQAKALADSGNLTMAISEAQKIASSGRALSGEAQSSIDTWQDQIRAKESWQKAKQVAVTGTPEALVQAIQLANRVSSRNTLRLDVNIAIDQWSQELLQMARSQSEVDVAKAIDTANLIPRGSGAYTDAQEQIRTWRQFMIPKSAPSPSVESIPEETPAVQENQPLASPN from the coding sequence ATGACAGAGCGGGATATTCCAGATAATTGGTCTTCAGACCAAGCAGGAGAACCAATTGGGGTTCAGCCTAACTACATACAAAATAATCAAACTGCTGATACCGCTGCTATTGGTTCTCATTCTCAGTCCATGAAGCAAAGAAAAAAGCAAGATGGCGATGGTTTGGCTATAAATGATAATTCAGAACCTACTTTTAATCTCAATGTTTTAATTGAGAAAATGCCGCGCTGGACTAAAAATTGGGTAGTTTGGGCAGCAGTATTAACTTTAATTCCTGGAAGCATGGGTTTTCTAGCTTTATCCATGCTGTTTAAGTTACCTACTGCTCCTAATTGTCCACAAATTTTTTGGCCTTTGGCTAGTGCGTCAGTAAGGCTACACTGCGCTCAGTTGGCGGCTTCTAAGCAAACTATTAATGATTTGCTCCAAGCAATTACTCTGGTTAAGCAATTACCGGACAATCATCCTTTGCGGGGCGAAATTAATCGTCTTTTGGAGGAATGGTCACAGGATGTTCTCAGGTTGGCGGATGAGAGTTTCCAAGCGGGGAATTTGGAGGAAGCGATCGCTACAGCCCGAAAAATTCCTACTGACGTGAAGGTTAGTGAACTAGTAGAAGAGCAAATTCAAAAGTGGCAGACGATTTGGTCAAAGGCGGAAGGAATTTACCAAGAAGCGGAAAAAGAATTGCGCCAACGACATTGGCAATCAGCTTTTATGCTCACGGCTAGATTGCTACGGGTCAATAATAAATATTGGGCAAGCACTAAATATGATCAATTAAATAACATTATTGTTACGGCAAGAGAAGATGGGGATAAACTTTACAAAGCAGAAAATTTAGCAAATAATCGCAATTTAGACAGTTTGCTTAAAGCTATTAAACTGGCTGAGACTATTAAACCAGATAGTTATCTGTATCAAAAAGCCCAAGAGTTAATATCTGGGTTTGCTAGAAAAATGCTCAAATTAGCACAAGCGAGAATGAAGGAGCGAAATGCTGATCAAGCATTGGAAATTGCCCGACAAATTCCATCTATTCCTGAATTGCAAGCTGAAGTTGATGATTTTATGGTTTTGGGTGAAGCCCAAAGAAGTGCTTTTATTGGGACTACGGCTGGGTTAGAAACGGCTATTTCTCAAGCTCAACAAATAGATGCTTCTAGGGATATTTATAATGAGGCGCAACAATTAATTGCCCGTTGGCAATTAGAAATTCAAGATGTTTCTCGGTTAGAAAAAGCTCGGAATCTCGCTAGTCAAGGAACTGTTAATGATTTAACAGCAGCGATTTCGGAAGTACAATTAATTCCTGGGAATAATCCCCGGGCTACAGAAGCCCGTCAAGAAATTGGCCGTTGGCGTGGCCAGGTGGAGTCTATTGAAGATAGACCATATTTAGATCGGGCGGAACAAATAGCTATTAACGAGGATGTTATCTCATTACAAACAGCGATCGCTGAACTTAATCAAATTCGCTCTGGACGAGCATTATATCCAGAAGCCAGAAAAAAGATTAGGCTATGGACAGGCAAAATTGAGCGCATTCAAGATCAACCGTACTTAGATCAAGCCAAAGCATTAGCCGACAGTGGTAATTTGACAATGGCTATTAGTGAAGCTCAAAAAATCGCCTCTTCAGGACGCGCTTTATCTGGTGAAGCTCAATCCTCCATAGATACTTGGCAAGACCAAATTCGCGCCAAAGAAAGTTGGCAAAAAGCCAAGCAAGTTGCAGTTACCGGCACACCAGAAGCCTTAGTTCAAGCTATTCAGTTGGCAAATCGGGTATCTAGTCGTAACACTTTGCGTTTAGATGTGAATATTGCCATTGACCAATGGAGTCAAGAATTGTTGCAAATGGCACGTTCTCAAAGTGAGGTTGATGTTGCCAAAGCCATTGATACAGCTAATTTAATTCCTCGTGGTAGTGGTGCTTATACTGATGCTCAAGAACAAATTAGAACTTGGCGACAGTTTATGATTCCTAAATCAGCACCCAGTCCGTCTGTGGAATCTATCCCGGAGGAAACACCAGCAGTTCAAGAAAATCAGCCTTTAGCAAGCCCTAATTAA
- a CDS encoding Uma2 family endonuclease — MVTTATPAETRVLLENITWQTFKTMLAEMGSERANKISYHQGNIEVMTPLKPHESSNRLIEVFVGVLCEELGLEVNRVGSLTLTRDDLEYGAEPDSSYYIQNELLVREKENIDLAFDPPPDLVLEVEYSRPKIDKFKLYAAMGIPEFWLYNGTTLRVYILANGQYSETQTSHTFAAIPIKEIPRFIEESKKIGQIAVTRTFRNWVKLKASE, encoded by the coding sequence ATGGTTACAACAGCAACGCCCGCAGAAACCAGAGTTTTACTAGAAAACATCACCTGGCAAACATTCAAAACCATGTTGGCTGAGATGGGTTCAGAACGCGCCAATAAAATTTCTTATCATCAGGGAAATATAGAAGTTATGACACCACTCAAACCTCACGAAAGCTCCAACCGTTTGATTGAGGTTTTTGTTGGGGTATTGTGTGAAGAATTGGGATTAGAAGTTAATCGAGTTGGTTCACTCACATTAACTAGGGATGATTTAGAATATGGTGCAGAACCTGATAGCAGTTATTACATCCAAAATGAGTTATTAGTTAGAGAAAAAGAGAATATTGACTTAGCATTTGATCCACCTCCAGACTTAGTATTAGAAGTAGAATATTCTCGACCAAAAATAGACAAATTTAAACTTTACGCCGCAATGGGAATTCCCGAATTTTGGCTTTATAACGGAACTACATTAAGAGTCTACATCCTTGCAAACGGGCAATATTCAGAAACTCAAACTAGCCACACATTTGCGGCAATACCAATTAAAGAAATCCCCAGATTTATCGAAGAAAGCAAAAAGATTGGCCAAATTGCTGTAACTCGCACTTTTCGCAATTGGGTTAAATTAAAAGCCTCAGAATAG
- the proC gene encoding pyrroline-5-carboxylate reductase, with protein MNIKFGLIGGGVMGEALLSRLIASGIYQGSEIIVSEPQAERRSYLEQKYGVVVTTDNSLVLGAAKTAVMLAIKPQIFSAVAQELADILPTEHSPLIISILAGVTLKQLEAAFPQVPIIRAMPNTPATVGAGITAISLGAYTHPHHQQTAQQIFTAVGEVVEVPESLMDAVTGLSGSGPAYVALMIEALADGGVAVGLPRAIAKQLAVQTVLGTATLVQETKIHPAELKDQVTSPGGTTIAGVRALEKAGFRSAVIEAVKASKERAQELGKG; from the coding sequence ATGAATATAAAATTTGGCTTAATTGGCGGCGGGGTGATGGGAGAAGCTCTATTATCCCGCCTTATTGCAAGTGGTATTTATCAAGGCTCAGAAATCATCGTCAGTGAACCCCAAGCTGAACGCCGCAGCTATTTAGAACAGAAATATGGGGTGGTGGTAACAACGGACAATAGCCTAGTGTTAGGGGCAGCAAAAACAGCGGTGATGTTGGCAATCAAACCCCAGATATTTAGTGCTGTGGCTCAAGAATTAGCAGATATCCTGCCCACAGAACATTCACCCTTGATTATTTCTATCCTGGCGGGGGTGACATTAAAACAATTAGAAGCAGCTTTTCCTCAAGTTCCCATAATTCGCGCTATGCCGAATACCCCAGCCACAGTGGGTGCAGGGATAACGGCAATTTCTTTAGGGGCTTATACTCATCCTCATCACCAACAAACAGCACAGCAGATTTTTACCGCTGTGGGGGAAGTTGTAGAAGTACCGGAAAGCCTGATGGATGCGGTGACAGGATTATCTGGTAGTGGACCGGCTTATGTGGCATTGATGATTGAAGCTTTAGCTGATGGGGGTGTGGCTGTGGGTTTACCAAGAGCGATCGCTAAACAACTAGCTGTACAAACAGTCTTAGGAACAGCCACACTGGTGCAAGAAACCAAAATCCACCCCGCCGAACTTAAAGATCAAGTTACCAGTCCCGGTGGTACAACCATTGCTGGTGTCAGAGCCTTAGAAAAAGCCGGTTTTCGTTCCGCCGTCATCGAAGCGGTTAAAGCCTCGAAAGAACGCGCTCAGGAATTAGGGAAGGGGTGA
- a CDS encoding cell division protein SepF — MSNIFSKLRDFVGLNEQVEYEYYEEEADTANNYQNIYQQENPQPAPQEPTPANRRWRENPPTSTEEVAATASKPMSNVIGMPGAINGISEVLVLEPRTFEEMPQAIQALRERKSVVLNLTIMDPDQAQRAVDFVAGGTYALDGHQERIGESIFLFTPSCVQVSTQGGLIHEVPISQARPVRPAATAAANPTWGSEPTRMAQ; from the coding sequence ATGAGTAATATATTTTCCAAACTCAGGGACTTTGTTGGTTTGAATGAGCAGGTAGAATACGAATACTACGAAGAAGAAGCTGATACAGCCAATAATTATCAGAATATCTATCAACAGGAGAATCCCCAACCAGCGCCACAGGAACCCACCCCTGCAAATCGGCGTTGGCGGGAAAATCCACCTACCAGTACAGAAGAAGTAGCTGCAACAGCATCCAAACCTATGAGTAACGTTATTGGTATGCCAGGCGCAATTAATGGAATCTCTGAAGTTCTAGTTCTTGAACCTCGCACATTTGAAGAAATGCCCCAGGCAATTCAAGCTCTACGGGAGCGCAAATCAGTAGTATTAAACTTGACCATTATGGACCCTGACCAAGCTCAACGTGCAGTTGATTTTGTTGCTGGTGGTACTTATGCCTTAGACGGACATCAAGAAAGAATCGGTGAAAGCATCTTCTTGTTTACCCCCAGTTGCGTGCAAGTTAGCACTCAAGGCGGTTTAATACATGAAGTACCTATCAGCCAAGCCCGTCCCGTCCGTCCCGCAGCTACAGCAGCAGCCAATCCTACTTGGGGAAGTGAACCCACTCGGATGGCACAATAG